A genomic stretch from Kribbella amoyensis includes:
- a CDS encoding copper-translocating P-type ATPase → MDEHAAHGQPAHAVPAEHSGHGAPAGHAGHQAHAGHDKHAGHDPEMFRRKFWLSLLLTLPIVITSEMVMEWFGYSLDFPGMDWVGPVLGTVVFFYGGLPFLVGGVREARDRAPGMMLLISMAITVAYVASLATSVGWFDLDFWWELAALVTIMLLGHWQEMKAIGQAQGALAALAALLPDEAERVTGDDVETVSIGDLRVGDVVLVRSGARVPADGGIVDGAAELDESMITGESRPVARGVGDRVVAGTVATDSAIRVRVAAVGEDTALAGIQRLVAQAQESSGRAQVLADRFAAMLFYVATAAAVITFAAWWLFGTLSEAVVRTVTVLVIACPHALGLAIPLVIALSTAVAAKAGILVKDRLALERMRTVEAVLFDKTGTLTKGEHIVTDVAGGDEVLRIAGAVESDSEHPLARAIVRAADDQGGRARATDFKSLTGRGVQAAVDGTTYAVGGPALLRELGVTVVGEFADRAEEWSKRGAAVLYLLRDGETVLGAIALEDEVRPEARAAVEELRAIGVGKLVMITGDAEPVARAVAQDLGFREGVDEVFAEVLPADKDKAVSELQSRGLRVAMVGDGVNDAPALARADVGIAIGAGTDVAIESAGVVLASSDPRGVTGVIRLSKASYRKMIQNLAWAAGYNIIAIPLAAGVFAWAGLTLSPAIGAVLMSVSTIVVALNAQLLRRVHLTPTD, encoded by the coding sequence ATGGACGAGCACGCGGCTCACGGGCAGCCGGCGCACGCGGTACCGGCTGAGCACTCGGGACACGGGGCGCCGGCCGGTCACGCCGGGCATCAGGCGCACGCTGGGCACGACAAGCACGCGGGCCACGATCCGGAGATGTTCCGGCGGAAGTTCTGGCTGAGTCTGCTGCTCACGCTGCCGATCGTGATCACCAGCGAGATGGTGATGGAGTGGTTCGGCTACTCGCTGGACTTCCCGGGGATGGACTGGGTCGGGCCGGTGCTCGGCACCGTGGTCTTCTTCTACGGCGGCCTGCCGTTCCTGGTCGGCGGCGTCCGGGAGGCGCGCGATCGGGCGCCCGGGATGATGCTGCTGATCTCGATGGCGATCACCGTCGCGTACGTCGCGTCGCTGGCGACCAGCGTCGGCTGGTTCGACCTGGACTTCTGGTGGGAGCTGGCCGCGCTCGTCACGATCATGCTGCTGGGTCACTGGCAGGAGATGAAGGCGATCGGTCAGGCGCAGGGCGCGCTGGCCGCCCTCGCCGCGCTGCTGCCGGACGAGGCCGAGCGTGTCACCGGCGACGACGTGGAGACCGTGTCGATCGGCGACCTGCGGGTCGGTGACGTGGTCCTCGTCCGCTCCGGCGCTCGCGTACCGGCGGATGGCGGGATCGTCGACGGCGCTGCCGAGCTGGACGAGTCGATGATCACCGGGGAATCCCGGCCGGTCGCTCGCGGCGTCGGTGACCGCGTTGTGGCCGGCACCGTGGCGACGGACTCGGCGATCCGGGTCCGCGTGGCCGCGGTCGGCGAGGACACGGCCTTGGCCGGGATTCAGCGGCTGGTCGCGCAGGCGCAGGAGTCGAGCGGGCGCGCGCAGGTACTGGCTGACCGGTTCGCCGCGATGCTGTTCTACGTCGCGACCGCGGCGGCCGTGATCACGTTCGCGGCCTGGTGGTTGTTCGGCACCCTGAGCGAGGCCGTGGTCCGGACGGTCACCGTCCTGGTCATCGCCTGCCCGCACGCCCTCGGCCTGGCGATCCCGCTGGTGATCGCGCTGTCGACGGCGGTCGCGGCCAAGGCGGGCATCCTGGTCAAGGACCGGCTGGCGCTCGAGCGGATGCGGACCGTCGAGGCCGTCCTGTTCGACAAGACCGGCACCCTGACCAAGGGCGAGCACATCGTGACCGACGTGGCCGGCGGCGACGAGGTCCTGCGGATCGCGGGCGCCGTCGAGTCCGACAGCGAACACCCGTTGGCCCGCGCGATCGTCCGGGCCGCCGACGACCAAGGCGGACGAGCTCGCGCGACCGACTTCAAGTCCCTGACGGGCCGTGGGGTCCAGGCGGCGGTCGACGGTACGACGTACGCGGTCGGCGGGCCCGCCTTGCTCCGGGAGCTGGGCGTGACGGTGGTCGGGGAGTTCGCGGATCGGGCCGAGGAGTGGTCGAAGCGGGGCGCGGCGGTGCTGTACCTGCTGCGCGACGGGGAGACCGTCCTGGGGGCGATCGCGTTGGAGGACGAGGTTCGCCCGGAGGCGCGGGCCGCGGTCGAGGAGTTGCGCGCGATCGGGGTCGGCAAACTGGTGATGATCACCGGCGACGCCGAACCGGTGGCGCGGGCCGTGGCGCAGGACCTCGGCTTCCGTGAAGGAGTCGACGAGGTCTTCGCCGAGGTGCTGCCGGCCGACAAGGACAAGGCGGTGAGCGAGCTGCAGTCCCGCGGTCTGCGCGTCGCGATGGTCGGTGACGGCGTGAACGACGCGCCCGCGTTGGCCCGGGCCGATGTCGGGATCGCGATCGGCGCCGGGACCGACGTCGCGATCGAGTCCGCCGGCGTGGTGCTCGCGTCGTCGGACCCGCGCGGCGTGACCGGCGTGATCCGGCTGTCGAAGGCGTCGTACCGGAAGATGATCCAGAACCTCGCCTGGGCCGCGGGGTACAACATCATCGCGATCCCGTTGGCGGCCGGCGTCTTCGCGTGGGCCGGCCTGACCCTCAGCCCGGCGATCGGCGCGGTGCTGATGTCGGTCTCGACGATCGTGGTCGCGCTCAACGCGCAGCTGCTGCGGCGAGTCCACCTGACGCCGACCGACTGA
- a CDS encoding DUF485 domain-containing protein, translating into MSETRRAGDPELTTYRDVQLSPDFSELRRRFRRFVFPMTGLFLVWYFVYVLLADYAPGFMSHKLVGNFNVGLLLGLGQFVSTFAITMIYVRWADREIDPAAERMRTLIEGEDQ; encoded by the coding sequence ATGAGCGAAACGCGCCGCGCGGGTGACCCGGAACTGACGACGTACCGAGACGTCCAGCTGTCACCGGACTTCTCCGAGCTGCGTCGCCGGTTCCGGCGCTTCGTGTTCCCGATGACCGGCCTGTTCCTGGTCTGGTACTTCGTCTACGTCCTGCTCGCCGACTACGCCCCCGGGTTCATGTCGCACAAGCTGGTCGGCAACTTCAACGTCGGGTTGCTGCTCGGGCTCGGGCAGTTCGTCTCGACGTTCGCCATCACGATGATCTACGTCCGCTGGGCGGACCGCGAGATCGACCCGGCGGCCGAGCGGATGCGCACGCTGATCGAAGGTGAGGACCAGTGA
- a CDS encoding cupin domain-containing protein — protein MYRVTETPNAVMTTYASPTQGSTELSLWKVEMKGGAQGPLHVVDSEQIWTALTGTASVELGDGTLHLTPGETAVFPADTPRRITANGDFTALVAGYGTATVTVPGETTGRGTPPWIS, from the coding sequence GTGTACCGCGTGACCGAGACCCCGAACGCCGTGATGACCACGTACGCCTCGCCGACCCAGGGCAGTACGGAGCTGAGCCTGTGGAAGGTGGAGATGAAGGGCGGCGCCCAAGGTCCCCTGCACGTGGTCGACAGCGAGCAGATCTGGACCGCGCTCACCGGGACCGCGTCGGTCGAGCTCGGCGACGGGACCCTCCACTTGACCCCCGGCGAAACCGCCGTCTTCCCGGCCGATACGCCCCGCCGTATCACCGCCAACGGCGACTTCACTGCCCTCGTCGCCGGCTACGGCACCGCCACGGTCACGGTCCCCGGCGAGACCACCGGCCGCGGCACACCCCCGTGGATCAGCTAG
- a CDS encoding MarR family winged helix-turn-helix transcriptional regulator: MERFGFELPLLLAGAFRQLIDELHRRLAEEGHADLRPAHGFALQAIGPDGGTMSEIGRRLGVSKQAATKTVGKLAELGYVERGADPGDARAVQVTITSRGREALRRSAEIFEDLRREWVRLLGRDRVLALEEDLGKVLDSSGGVALGDLPGWLR, encoded by the coding sequence GTGGAACGGTTCGGATTCGAGTTGCCGCTGTTGCTGGCCGGCGCGTTCCGGCAGCTGATCGACGAACTCCATCGCCGGCTCGCCGAAGAAGGTCACGCCGACCTGCGCCCGGCGCACGGCTTCGCGCTGCAGGCGATCGGGCCGGACGGCGGAACGATGTCGGAGATCGGCCGGCGGCTCGGGGTCTCCAAGCAAGCCGCGACGAAGACCGTTGGAAAGCTTGCTGAGCTTGGATATGTGGAGCGCGGCGCTGACCCGGGCGATGCTCGCGCGGTGCAGGTGACGATCACGTCGCGCGGCCGGGAGGCGCTGCGGCGGTCGGCGGAGATCTTCGAGGACCTCCGGCGCGAGTGGGTCCGGTTGCTGGGGCGGGATCGCGTGCTGGCGCTCGAGGAGGACCTGGGCAAGGTCCTCGATTCTTCCGGTGGGGTGGCACTCGGGGATCTGCCGGGATGGTTGCGGTAA
- a CDS encoding CYTH and CHAD domain-containing protein: MAATEQREIETKYDVDPSVVVPALHELPGVARVEQPVELDLEAVYYDTAELDLVANKVTLRRRTGGEDDGWHVKLPVSKGERLEIRHPLGRAVRNVPIQVVRTVRVYVRDHDLVPVVALNTRRILHKLVDDDGEVLAELADDTVTATVEGAEPETWREWEFELVNGTQELADAADPILLAAGAGYASGPSKLARALGDRVPQAEEWELPAKPTTADLFRAYAGAQVRAIHQRDPEVRRDLPDSVHKMRVATRRLRSALATYRPVINREVGDRIRGELKWFGGELGAARDAEVMREHFLVAVSEQPTELMMGRVAGTIDDHLRTTYKQAHVRALAALESERYFRLLDTLDELIESPPVTDADTKAKKQLPDLLRHDWKRMRKEVRLVEAADTIVDQDHHLHEVRKASKRLRYAAESAQPVLGQQATDLAARAEEVQEILGDHQDSVVARELLRQLAIEVHAAGGNAFSYGRLHAAEERRGERSRDAFLEHWPGFGKP, translated from the coding sequence ATGGCCGCGACCGAGCAGCGTGAGATCGAGACCAAGTACGACGTCGACCCGAGCGTCGTCGTGCCCGCGCTGCACGAGCTGCCGGGCGTCGCGCGCGTCGAGCAACCGGTCGAGCTCGACCTGGAGGCCGTGTACTACGACACCGCCGAGCTCGACCTGGTCGCGAACAAGGTGACCCTGCGCCGCCGGACCGGGGGCGAGGACGACGGCTGGCACGTCAAGCTGCCGGTGTCCAAGGGCGAACGTCTGGAGATCCGGCACCCGCTCGGTCGCGCGGTCCGCAATGTGCCGATCCAGGTGGTCCGCACGGTCCGCGTGTACGTCCGTGACCATGACCTCGTCCCGGTGGTCGCGCTGAACACCCGCCGGATCCTGCACAAACTGGTCGACGACGACGGCGAGGTACTGGCCGAGCTCGCCGACGACACGGTCACCGCGACCGTCGAGGGCGCCGAGCCGGAGACCTGGCGGGAGTGGGAGTTCGAGCTCGTCAACGGCACCCAGGAGCTGGCGGACGCGGCCGACCCGATCCTGCTCGCCGCCGGCGCCGGGTACGCGTCCGGCCCGAGCAAGCTGGCCCGGGCTCTGGGCGACCGGGTCCCGCAGGCCGAGGAGTGGGAGCTGCCGGCCAAACCGACGACGGCCGACCTGTTCCGCGCGTACGCCGGGGCGCAGGTGCGCGCGATCCACCAGCGCGACCCCGAGGTCCGCCGGGACCTGCCCGACTCGGTCCACAAGATGCGGGTCGCCACTCGCCGGCTGCGGTCCGCCCTGGCGACGTACCGGCCGGTGATCAACCGCGAGGTGGGTGACCGGATCCGCGGTGAGCTGAAGTGGTTCGGCGGCGAGCTCGGTGCTGCCCGGGACGCCGAGGTGATGCGCGAGCACTTCCTGGTCGCGGTCTCGGAGCAGCCGACCGAGCTGATGATGGGCCGGGTCGCGGGGACGATCGACGACCATCTGCGGACCACCTACAAGCAGGCCCACGTGCGTGCGCTGGCGGCGCTGGAGAGCGAGCGGTACTTCCGTCTGCTCGACACGCTCGACGAGCTGATCGAGTCCCCGCCGGTGACCGACGCGGACACCAAGGCCAAGAAGCAACTGCCGGATCTCCTCCGCCACGACTGGAAGCGGATGCGCAAGGAGGTCCGCCTGGTCGAGGCCGCCGACACGATCGTCGACCAGGACCACCACCTGCACGAGGTCCGCAAGGCGTCCAAGCGGCTGCGGTACGCGGCGGAGTCGGCCCAGCCCGTCCTGGGCCAGCAGGCGACCGACCTGGCCGCCCGGGCCGAAGAGGTGCAGGAGATCCTCGGCGACCACCAGGACAGCGTCGTCGCCCGCGAACTGCTCCGGCAGCTGGCCATCGAGGTCCACGCGGCCGGCGGGAACGCGTTCAGCTACGGCCGCCTGCACGCCGCCGAGGAGCGCCGCGGCGAGAGGTCCCGGGACGCGTTCCTGGAGCACTGGCCCGGCTTCGGCAAGCCCTGA
- a CDS encoding cation acetate symporter — protein MTAPLLLPQATDIGNPTVNIAIFALFVVATLAIVIRASRNNRTAADYYAGGRSFTGPQNGIAIAGDYLSAASFLGIAGAIALNGYDGFLYSIGFLVAWLVALLLVAELLRNTGRFTMADVLSFRLKQRPVRMAAAISTLVVSFFYLLAQMAGAGGLVALLLGIDGRAGQNLVIAVVGLLMITYVLVGGMKGTTWVQIVKAVLLVIGAGIMTLWVLAKFSFNLSGLLGGAVEKSPVGDKLLNPGLQYGMTGISKLDFISLALALVLGTAGLPHVLMRFYTVPNSKEARRSVSWAIWIIGIFYLFTLVLGYGAAALVGPDVIRAAPGKANSAAPLLAYELGGELLLGVISAVAFATILAVVAGLTITASASFAHDVYGQVIKKGQVSGTGEVRVARITVLVIGVVAIVGGIFANGQNVAFLVALAFAVAASANLPTILYSLFWKRFTTRGALWSIYGGLGSAIILIAFSPVVSGKVDKKTGQSLSMITDTSIDFHWFPLDNPGIVSIPLAFFLGWLGTVTSKEVINVDKYAEMEVRSLTGAGAEKAVQH, from the coding sequence GTGACCGCTCCCCTGCTGTTGCCCCAGGCAACCGACATCGGCAACCCGACCGTCAACATCGCGATCTTCGCGCTGTTCGTGGTGGCCACCCTGGCGATCGTGATCCGGGCCTCGCGCAACAACCGGACCGCGGCCGACTACTACGCCGGCGGCCGCTCGTTCACCGGCCCGCAGAACGGCATCGCGATCGCGGGCGACTACCTGTCCGCCGCGTCGTTCCTCGGGATCGCCGGCGCGATCGCGCTGAACGGGTACGACGGCTTCCTGTACTCGATCGGCTTCCTGGTCGCCTGGCTCGTCGCCCTGCTGCTGGTCGCGGAGTTGCTCCGGAACACCGGCCGCTTCACGATGGCCGACGTGCTGTCGTTCCGGCTGAAGCAGCGCCCGGTCCGGATGGCGGCCGCGATCTCGACGCTGGTGGTCTCCTTCTTCTACCTGCTCGCCCAGATGGCCGGCGCCGGCGGCCTGGTCGCGCTGCTGCTCGGCATCGACGGCCGGGCCGGTCAGAACCTGGTGATCGCGGTCGTCGGCCTGCTGATGATCACGTACGTCCTGGTCGGCGGCATGAAGGGCACCACCTGGGTCCAGATCGTCAAGGCCGTCCTGCTGGTGATCGGCGCCGGCATCATGACGCTGTGGGTGCTGGCCAAGTTCAGCTTCAACCTGTCCGGTCTGCTCGGCGGAGCGGTCGAGAAGAGCCCGGTCGGCGACAAGCTGCTCAACCCCGGCCTGCAGTACGGCATGACCGGGATCAGCAAGCTGGACTTCATCTCGCTGGCGCTCGCCCTGGTCCTCGGAACCGCGGGTCTGCCGCACGTGCTGATGCGCTTCTACACCGTGCCGAACTCCAAGGAAGCCCGCCGCAGCGTCAGCTGGGCGATCTGGATCATCGGCATCTTCTACCTCTTCACCCTGGTCCTCGGCTACGGCGCCGCGGCCCTGGTCGGGCCCGACGTCATCCGCGCCGCCCCCGGCAAGGCGAACTCGGCCGCACCCCTGCTCGCGTACGAGCTCGGCGGTGAACTCCTCCTCGGCGTCATCTCCGCGGTCGCGTTCGCCACCATCCTCGCGGTGGTGGCCGGCCTGACGATCACGGCGAGCGCGTCGTTCGCGCACGACGTGTACGGCCAGGTGATCAAGAAGGGCCAGGTCAGCGGTACCGGCGAGGTCCGGGTCGCCCGGATCACCGTGCTGGTGATCGGCGTGGTCGCGATCGTCGGCGGGATCTTCGCCAACGGCCAGAACGTCGCCTTCCTGGTCGCCCTGGCGTTCGCCGTCGCGGCCAGCGCGAACCTGCCGACCATCCTGTACTCGCTGTTCTGGAAGCGGTTCACCACCCGCGGCGCGCTCTGGAGCATCTACGGCGGCCTGGGGTCCGCGATCATCCTGATCGCCTTCTCCCCGGTCGTCTCCGGCAAGGTCGACAAGAAGACCGGCCAGAGCCTGTCGATGATCACCGACACCTCGATCGACTTCCACTGGTTCCCGCTGGACAACCCCGGCATCGTCTCGATCCCGCTCGCGTTCTTCCTGGGCTGGCTCGGCACGGTCACCAGCAAGGAAGTCATCAACGTCGACAAGTACGCCGAGATGGAGGTCCGCTCCCTGACCGGAGCAGGTGCCGAAAAGGCAGTCCAGCACTGA
- a CDS encoding metal-sensitive transcriptional regulator: MAEHQAGQQAQYGYIGDKDAYLKRLRRIEGQARGLQRMVEGEQYCIDILTQISAMTKALESVALGLLDDHLAHCVVDAAAAGGPEADRKLKEASEAIARLVRS; encoded by the coding sequence ATGGCGGAGCACCAGGCGGGGCAGCAGGCGCAGTACGGGTACATCGGGGACAAGGACGCTTATCTGAAGCGGTTGCGCCGGATCGAGGGGCAGGCGCGGGGGTTGCAGCGGATGGTCGAGGGCGAGCAGTACTGCATCGACATCCTGACCCAGATCTCGGCGATGACGAAGGCGCTCGAGTCGGTCGCGCTCGGGCTGCTCGACGACCATCTGGCGCACTGCGTGGTCGACGCGGCCGCGGCCGGTGGGCCCGAGGCGGACCGCAAGCTCAAGGAAGCTTCCGAGGCGATCGCCCGCCTCGTTCGCTCCTGA
- a CDS encoding methyltransferase domain-containing protein has protein sequence MGTDYVHGYTDAETRRLTDQAQTLADLLHGGTQYESGSRVLEVGCGVGAQTVQLVTRSPGIELVAVDRSEESLTAAKARVAAVAPEARVEWHHGDLTDLPYEDASFDHLFVCFVLEHLAEPAQVLRDLARLIRPGGSITVIEGDHGSAFFHPRSDDAQALIEGLNVLQARVGGDALIGRRVQPLLVEAGYREVMAGPRTVYADETTPDLVDGFTRKTFIAMVESVRVDAIAAGLRTTDQWERGVRALERTAEPGGTFHYTFFKAIGLR, from the coding sequence ATGGGAACTGACTACGTGCACGGATACACCGACGCCGAGACGCGTCGCCTCACCGACCAGGCGCAGACGCTCGCCGACCTCCTCCACGGCGGCACGCAGTACGAGTCGGGCAGCCGCGTGCTGGAAGTCGGCTGCGGTGTCGGCGCGCAGACCGTGCAACTGGTCACGCGCAGCCCGGGGATCGAGCTCGTCGCCGTCGACCGTTCCGAGGAGTCGCTGACCGCCGCGAAGGCGAGGGTCGCGGCGGTTGCCCCCGAGGCACGGGTCGAGTGGCACCACGGCGATCTCACCGACCTGCCGTACGAGGACGCGTCGTTCGACCACCTCTTCGTCTGCTTCGTCCTCGAACACCTCGCCGAGCCGGCCCAGGTACTCCGGGACCTCGCCCGCCTGATCCGTCCCGGCGGCTCGATCACCGTGATCGAAGGGGATCACGGATCCGCGTTCTTCCACCCGCGCAGCGACGACGCGCAGGCGCTGATCGAAGGCCTCAACGTGCTCCAGGCCCGGGTCGGCGGCGATGCGTTGATCGGGCGCCGGGTTCAACCGCTGCTGGTCGAGGCCGGGTACCGCGAGGTGATGGCCGGGCCGCGCACCGTCTACGCCGACGAGACGACGCCGGACCTGGTCGACGGATTCACCCGGAAGACGTTCATCGCGATGGTCGAATCGGTCCGGGTGGACGCGATCGCCGCCGGTCTGCGGACGACGGACCAATGGGAACGAGGCGTTCGAGCGCTTGAGCGAACCGCCGAACCGGGTGGCACCTTCCACTACACGTTCTTCAAGGCGATCGGGCTCCGCTGA